The genomic interval TCTTTTAGGAAGTCCGATTGGCAAGACACACTGGCAAAAAGAGCAAAAGCACAAATACCTGTTTTTATATATTTCAACTGTATTTTATTCATCGTAAAAATCATTAGAAGTTAAAAATCAACATTGATACCCATTGTGAAGCCTCTATTCCAAGCTGAACTTTGCAAATCCATATCAATCCAGTTGATATTGTTGTAAATCATACCTAAATTTTGTGCTTGGAAATAAATTCTTGAACTGCTTACACCAATACTTTTCGAGAATTTTTCGGGTAAGTTGTAGCCCAATGAAATATTTCTAATTTTAATAAATGAACCATCTTTATAGCCCAATGCCGTGTAGTATGGGTCACCAGCTGCTGCTGTGTAATATGGGTGTTGATAATCTGCATTGGTGTTGTTTGGTGTATAGTAGCTCAACTGGCGCTGGTTAAAACGCCCGCCTAGCACCTCGCCACCAGTGTTATACAAGTATTTCAAACGACCATACAACATGATAGACAGCGAGAAGCCTTTGTAGTCGAAGGTGTTGGTGAAGCCCACAATAAATTTGGGAATGGTACTTCCCAATACTTTACGGTCGTTAGAGGCATCTATCTTATAATCGCCATTCAAATCGGCTGGACGTACAGAACCCAATGTAAATGCTTGTCCGTTAGCATTGAATTTTGCCATTTCGGCTGCATCGGCCTCTTTCCACAAACCAACGGCCTGATAATCGTAAATTACACCTTGGCTTTGTCCGATAAACCATTTGTTGTTAATATCATCAATTTTGCCATTGGCCAATGAAATAATATGGTTGTCTTGCCACGAGCCATTGAATGTGGTACTCCATTCAAAACCACCTCTACTGAGGTTGACTGTTGTTACTGTCAAATCAATCCCTTGGCTGCCTGTTTCACCGATATTGGCATACGTATTCACAAAACCTGTTACCGATGGAATCGTTTTTAACATCAACAAGTCGGTGGTATGTGACGTATAATAATCGAGAGTACCTGTAACTTTTCTTTTGAAAAACGAGAAATCAATACCATAGTTAAATTGTGTTGTTTTTTCCCAAGTTAAATCTTGGTTTGCCAAAGTCGAGTTGTTGGCTTGGCCTGTAGTAAGTGTACCGCCAAAAGGATAATAGATTTGAGAAAGCCCTCCTTGTGTAGCATAAGGGTCGATAGCCGAGTTACCTGTAACACCTACGCCTGCTCGTACTTTTAGGTCATCGATCCAAGGCTGATTAGCCAAGAATGGTTCGTTGGTTAGCCTCCAACCTATAGCAGTACTTGGAAAAAACGCCCATTTATTGCCTTCTGCCAATTGTGAAGCACCATCGTAACGTCCTGAAACAGTTACTAAAATTTTGTTATTGAAGTCATAATTGATACGTCCAAGGTATGAACGAAGTTGTCTTTCTGATAACGAAGAACTCCAAGCAGACAATGGAATATTGAGGGCATTCCATTTTTGGCTCGACATTGGTACGTTATCGGCGGCCATACTGTTTTTATCATAACTCCATTCTGTTTGGGTTTGGAGTGCCATCACACTAATTTGGTGCTTATTGATGGTTTTGGTATAAGTAAGTATATTATCAAGAGTATATGAAGTGGCTTGGTCTTTGGTTAAAGAAGCATAGCTCGACCCTGTTCTGATAACAGAGTTAGCATTTAAGAATACCCCCGCTTTATTGAATGATACATCTGGCCCAAAGTTCATACGGAACTTTAGCCCATCTAAAGCTTTTGAAAAACCAGCGAAATTAATTTCAGAATAAAGACTACCAAAAACACGTAAATTGGTGCGTTGGTCTTGTGAATATTCTTCTTCTTTTATTACTGTCTTGATAGCGTCATCGCCTCCTGGGTACAAAGACCTCACTCCGTTGGCATCGTAAGGCATAGCATAAGCAAACAGGTTTCTAGCACTTTCATACAAGCCCGATGCTCCTACGTTGGTGTTTTTACCAGCGTCCGACTGCCCATATTCGTTGACAGCGTAAGCGGTGTTCAATACTCCACCCATAGAAAACCAGCTATTAGGTTTAATATCAACACTTAATTTTGCCGAATAGCGTTTGTAGCTTTGCCCCTTTACTGTACCTTGGTTGTCGATAAAACCAAATGAAGCATAAGCTTTCATTTTTTCTGTACCACCGCTTACACTAAGGGTATGTTGACCCGTCAATGACGGACGAGTTACCATACTAATCCAATCGGTATTGGCTACCTGCGAGCCATCCCAATTACCGTTTGACCACCCCTTCAGAATATTATTCCATGTTGGTAAATCTCCAGAGCCTTTAAAAATCAAAAAGTCGTTGGCTTGAGTAGGTTTATCGCCACGAGGGTACAAATTTGGATTCAGATAATAATAGGCCCATCTTCGATAGTCGATATACTCGGCAGCGTCCATCAGTGGAGAGCTATTTTGCAAGGTTTCAGACGTAAAAGTTGAGTTTAGGCTCAGGGTATATTTACCATTTTTCCCTCTCTTAGTTGTAATAATAACTACACCATTGGCACCACGAGAGCCATAAATAGCAGTTGCTGAGGCATCTTTCAAAATATCAACCGACTCAATATCGTTAGGGTTGATGTTGTCGATACCTCCAGAGGTTAAAGGAATATTGTCGACAACATACAAAGGTGAGTTAGAAGCTTTTAAAGAACGAACCCCACGAATCGTAATATTTCCTACTTGGCCGGGTCTTTCGTTCGATGTAATGTCAACCCCTGCTGCTCTTCCTTGCATACCTTGTAAAGCATTGGCTACGGGTCTTTGAGTAAGGTCTTTTGCACTTACACTTATTACCGACCCCGTAACGTCCGACTTCCTGCGTTCGCCATACCCAATTACAACAACTTCTTCCAAAGATTTTGTATCGGTTTGTAAAACTACATCAATCACGGTTTGATTGCCAACTACTACTTCTTTGGTTTCGTAGCCAGTTGAAGAAATTACTAACACCGCATTTCCATCGGGTACGTTGAGCTTAAAAGAACCATCTACTCCTGTAGTAGTACCTTGGTTTGTACCTTTGATTTTGATACTTGCCCCTGGAAGAATTTCTCCGTCACTTCCAGTAACCTTTCCAGTTATCGATAAAGCCAAACTTGCTCTTACAGAATGTAGCAAACTAGCCTCTTTTGCAAGTACCAAATTGCCTTTACCTTCAACTTGAGTATAACTTCCAGCTAAGGCTACAAGCATACCCACATTTAGTAATTTTTTTAGCATTGATATTAGGTTTTTTATGAAATAATTGACAGAAAAGACACTTAGTGAATGTGATTAATTTTATATTATTTTGTCTTTTTTATCAAAGGTATTATCATGCCTAGCCTAAACCATCATGCTCCGTCCTGAATACACAGGCTTAAATTTATTTAATTGATTCTTTAATTGTTTCTATTTTATAGTATTGAAAATATAAT from Flectobacillus major DSM 103 carries:
- a CDS encoding SusC/RagA family TonB-linked outer membrane protein, with product MLKKLLNVGMLVALAGSYTQVEGKGNLVLAKEASLLHSVRASLALSITGKVTGSDGEILPGASIKIKGTNQGTTTGVDGSFKLNVPDGNAVLVISSTGYETKEVVVGNQTVIDVVLQTDTKSLEEVVVIGYGERRKSDVTGSVISVSAKDLTQRPVANALQGMQGRAAGVDITSNERPGQVGNITIRGVRSLKASNSPLYVVDNIPLTSGGIDNINPNDIESVDILKDASATAIYGSRGANGVVIITTKRGKNGKYTLSLNSTFTSETLQNSSPLMDAAEYIDYRRWAYYYLNPNLYPRGDKPTQANDFLIFKGSGDLPTWNNILKGWSNGNWDGSQVANTDWISMVTRPSLTGQHTLSVSGGTEKMKAYASFGFIDNQGTVKGQSYKRYSAKLSVDIKPNSWFSMGGVLNTAYAVNEYGQSDAGKNTNVGASGLYESARNLFAYAMPYDANGVRSLYPGGDDAIKTVIKEEEYSQDQRTNLRVFGSLYSEINFAGFSKALDGLKFRMNFGPDVSFNKAGVFLNANSVIRTGSSYASLTKDQATSYTLDNILTYTKTINKHQISVMALQTQTEWSYDKNSMAADNVPMSSQKWNALNIPLSAWSSSLSERQLRSYLGRINYDFNNKILVTVSGRYDGASQLAEGNKWAFFPSTAIGWRLTNEPFLANQPWIDDLKVRAGVGVTGNSAIDPYATQGGLSQIYYPFGGTLTTGQANNSTLANQDLTWEKTTQFNYGIDFSFFKRKVTGTLDYYTSHTTDLLMLKTIPSVTGFVNTYANIGETGSQGIDLTVTTVNLSRGGFEWSTTFNGSWQDNHIISLANGKIDDINNKWFIGQSQGVIYDYQAVGLWKEADAAEMAKFNANGQAFTLGSVRPADLNGDYKIDASNDRKVLGSTIPKFIVGFTNTFDYKGFSLSIMLYGRLKYLYNTGGEVLGGRFNQRQLSYYTPNNTNADYQHPYYTAAAGDPYYTALGYKDGSFIKIRNISLGYNLPEKFSKSIGVSSSRIYFQAQNLGMIYNNINWIDMDLQSSAWNRGFTMGINVDF